The Podospora bellae-mahoneyi strain CBS 112042 chromosome 7, whole genome shotgun sequence genome includes a window with the following:
- a CDS encoding hypothetical protein (EggNog:ENOG503P9A3), giving the protein MRAALSLLALAATTLGANIPRGKKWETVVTEVIVTYTTVCPVTETYTKPGHTYTTTYTTTSTVKTVKPTTIVVTETGPAVTKTADEVVYTTLTSLCPVTETTVVDGSTVEVTWTSTSTIIKVAPTEVVVTQTAPPVTKTNAAVVVTTLTELCPVTETTVVDGSTIEITWTSTSTIVTKVAQTETVYTTSLVTEYETTDVYETVTCPETTYTTVIEGETVKVTKTNTITKAVTDVHYVTEIIPVTITEQVDYIATVPVTDRKTVTGYSTVVVSASNIIYTSEPLPPTTIIIPTSVTAAPIPTTTPNNGTAPIQTAGANANNKAPAAAFIAGLFGALAML; this is encoded by the exons ATGAGAGCAGCTctttccctcctcgccctcgcggCCACCACCCTTGGCGCAAACATCCCCCGGGGTAAGAAGTGGGAGACCGTGGTCACCGAGGTTATCGTGACCTACACTACCGTCTGCCCCGTCACCGAGACCTACACCAAGCCTGGTCACacatacaccaccacctacaccaccaccagcaccgtcAAGACCGTCAAGCCCACAACAATTGTGGTTACCGAGACTGGCCCTGCCGTGACCAAGACTGCCGATGAGGTCGTCTACACCACCCTCACTTCCCTCTGCCCTGTCACTGAGACCACTGTCGTCGATGGCTCTACTGTCGAGGTGACCTGGacctccacttccaccatcatcaaggTTGCTCCCACCGAGGTTGTTGTTACCCAGACTGCTCCTCCAGTGACCAAGACCAACGCTGCTGTCGTTGTTACCACTCTCACTGAGCTCTGCCCTGTCACCGAGACCACTGTTGTCGATGGCTCCACCATCGAGATCACCTGGACCTCGACTTCGACCATTGTCACCAAGGTTGCCCAGACCGAGACTGTCTACACCACGTCCCTGGTCACGGAGTATGAGACTACTGATGTCTACGAGACTGTCACCTGCCCCGAGACCACCTACACCACTGTCATCGAGGGCGAGACTGTCAAGGtcaccaagaccaacac TATCACCAAGGCTGTCACCGATGTTCACTACGTGACTGAGATCATCCCGGTCACCATCACGGAGCAGGTCGATTACATTGCCACGGTTCCCGTCACTGACCGCAAGACTGTCACCGGGTACTCCACCGTTGTCGTCTCGGCCAGCAACATCATCTACACCTCGGAGCCCCTGCCTCctaccaccatcatcatccccacctCGGTCACCGCTGCCCCCATCCCTaccaccactcccaacaACGGCACCGCCCCCATTCAGACTGCCGGtgccaacgccaacaacaaGGCCCCTGCCGCAGCCTTCATTGCTGGTCTCTTTGGTGCTCTTGCCATGCTCTGA
- the PTM1 gene encoding Membrane protein ptm1 (COG:U; BUSCO:EOG092625OH; EggNog:ENOG503NXD6) codes for MRGWASTLFLLASSVWTAKALEIALDQTDENRQRCAGMYDKQAWGGPVDPFILVKFTDVGKDSGPDPITSLLIVEWKDTDYIGVGQEGGGREAICRPKDVEMGYCKEAQLGEFILAPNATEKSENLILTKAVHLKKASPINYPITKTGYYCVITDQFTDNDYEAIVEFRNAYGELPATQIPKLPFYGGITILYALVLVYWGFLYYQHRTDILAVQNYITAILIFLVVEMLMTWGFYDYLNRHGSNLGSKILLVVVAVLNAARNSFSFFLLLIVCMGYGVVKPTLGKTMIYVRWLAIAHFVFGIVYAVTSLVITPDNAGPFVLLIVFPLAGTLTAFYVWTLNSLNFTLKDLRERKQHVKETMYKKLWWGILISIIVIFAFFFFNSFTFASASDPDFVPFHWKSRWFILDGWLNIVYFADVAWIAYVWRPTANNKRFAMSDEIAQEDDGTFEIANLDIGNPDESDDEDEEQRIGKNQQQQERGFAGASVAGGVLHPPQQSGVASSSSGQGQQQQQRQASPERDSFDGETIFAVGEDGDKFSSDDEDDDSEEEAKLVRGRK; via the exons atgaGGGGTTGGGCATCCACTTTATTCCTACTGGCGTCGTCCGTATGGACTGCCAAGGCGTTGGAGATCGCATTG GACCAGACAGACGAAAACAGGCAACGATGTGCCGGCATGTACGATAAGCAAGCCTGGGGCGGCCCCGTCGACCCCTTTATCCTCGTCAAGTTCACCGACGTCGGCAAGGACTCGGGACCCGATCCGATCACCAGTCTCCTGATTGTGGAATGGAAGGACACAGACTACATCGGTGTGGGACAAGAGGGTGGCGGTAGGGAAGCCATCTGCCGGCCGAAGGATGTCGAGATGGGATACTGCAAGGAGGCCCAGCTGGGTGAATTCATTCTCGCGCCAAACGCTACCGAAAAGTCCGAAAACTTGATCCTCACCAAGGCCGTCCACCTCAAGAAAGCAAGCCCGATCAActaccccatcaccaagactgGTTACTACTGCGTCATTACCGATCAGTTTACCGACAATGATTACGAGGCTATCGTGGAGTTTAGAAACGCATATGGAGAGCTCCCGGCCACACAGATCCCGAAGCTGCCGTTTTATGGAGGAATAACGATCCTCTATGCGCTGGTGTTGGTATACTGGGGCTTTCTCTACTATCAGCATCGCACCGATATCTTGGCTGTGCAGAACTATATTACAGCAATCCTCATTTTCCTCGTCGTGGAGATGTTGATGACATGGGGATTCTATG ACTATCTCAACAGACATGGGTCAAATCTTGGGTCCAAGATTTTGCTGGTCGTGGTTGCCGTCTTGAACGCTGCGCGCAACTCGTTTTCGTTCTTTCTGCTCCTGATCGTCTGCATGGGTTATGGTGTCGTCAAGCCCACGCTCGGCAAGACCATGATCTATGTCCGCTGGCTCGCCATTGCGCACTTTGTCTTTGGCATTGTCTATGCGGTGACAAGTTTAGTCATAACACCCGATAACGCCG GCCCTTTCGTACTCCTGATTGTCTTTCCCCTGGCCGGCACTCTCACAGCCTTCTACGTCTGGACCCTCAACTCGCTCAACTTCACCCTCAAGGACCTCCGCGAGCGCAAGCAGCACGTCAAGGAGACCATGTACAAGAAGCTGTGGTGGGGCATACTGATCTCCATTATTGTCAtctttgccttcttcttcttcaactccttcaCCTTTGCCTCGGCCAGCGACCCGGATTTTGTGCCCTTCCACTGGAAGAGCAGGTGGTTCATTCTCGACGGCTGGCTTAATATTGTTTACTTTGCCGACGTGGCCTGGATCGCCTATGTCTGGAGGCCGACGGCGAACAACAAGCGCTTCGCCATGAGTGATGAGATTGCGCAGGAGGACGACGGGACGTTTGAGATTGCCAATCTTGATATTGGGAATCCGGATGAgagcgatgatgaggatgaggagcagAGGATTGGGAagaaccagcagcagcaggagagaGGGTTTGCTGGGGCGagtgtggctggtggtgtgttGCATCCACCTCAGCAGAGTGGGGTtgcttcttcgtcttctgggcaggggcagcagcagcagcagaggcagGCCAGTCCGGAGAGGGACTCgtttgatggggagacgATTTTtgcggttggggaggatggggataaGTTTtcgagtgatgatgaggatgatgatagtgaggaggaggctaagttggtgagggggaggaaataG
- the cyp8 gene encoding cyclophilin peptidyl-prolyl cis-trans isomerase Cyp8 (COG:O; EggNog:ENOG503NUAM): MGKGTDKLYITHSEWSSADAYGASVGANAGSRAQRTGAHASFKRLPFNFCAASLQPFKNPVCTADGTIFDVEVISAWLEKKGTNPVDGKPLSAKDLIRLNFARNADTNDSNDRNGIPTDGKGDFIDPVTFKVFTDNTHIVAIRHGNYANVFAWETVERMNIKPKMWRDLVDDAEFGRKDIITLQDPQNAASRDLSQFKHIQDGEEAALTPEQAETRKESGINIDALGRIGDKVLRAKEAVARAREARQLASDINQSASSKTLTKSSSSTTTPRQSLIQEKQKPSNSAIYTTGAAAASFTSTGLTPSTSGSLALLSEEEYLLKPRRLSNSKHPAYVRISTTLGDLTLELLPEFAPKAVWNFLRLSQKGYYNNTLFHRNIKNFMIQGGDPTGTGRGGTSVWKKTFNDELEGPLKHDKRGVVSMANKGKNTNSSQFFITYREARHLDRKHTVFGRVVDSEGTLAKMEGARVGGDSRPLEEIKIKEVVVLVDCFEEFLREKGEREREEEKKKEVERKGGTEDDRTTWTGKRLRGEEGGGKGVGKYLKEVKGQRQEGRGRGDGYLGGTGEEEDEGGGRGVWEF; encoded by the coding sequence ATGGGTAAAGGAACGGACAAGCTATATATCACCCATTCCGAGTGGTCATCCGCCGATGCCTACGGCGCCAGTGTCGGCGCAAATGCAGGATCACGCGCGCAACGAACTGGAGCGCATGCGAGCTTCAAGCGCCTTCCCTTCAACTTTTGCGCCGCCAGTCTCCAACCCTTCAAGAACCCAGTTTGCACCGCCGACGGCACCATCTTCGACGTCGAAGTCATCAGCGCCTGGCTCGAAAAGAAAGGAACGAACCCCGTCGACGGCAAACCACTCTCCGCCAAGGACCTGATCAGGCTCAACTTTGCGCGCAACGCCGACACCAACGACAGCAACGATCGCAATGGCATCCCCACCGACGGCAAAGGCGACTTCATCGACCCCGTCACCTTCAAGGTCTTCACCGACAACACCCACATCGTTGCGATCCGCCACGGCAACTACGCCAACGTTTTTGCGTGGGAAACCGTCGAGCGGATGAACATCAAGCCCAAAATGTGGCGCGACCTCGTCGACGACGCCGAGTTCGGTCGCAaagacatcatcaccttgCAAGACCCCCAAAACGCCGCCAGCCGTGACCTCAGCCAGTTTAAACATATTCAAGACGGCGAGGAAGCCGCACTCACCCCAGAACAAGCCGAAACCCGCAAGGAAAGCGGCATCAACATCGACGCCCTGGGAAGAATAGGGGATAAAGTCCTCCGCGCAAAAGAAGCCGTCGCCCGCGCCCGTGAGGCTCGCCAGTTGGCATCCGACATCAACCAATCCGCCTCTTCCAAAACCCTCACCaaatcttcttcctccaccaccaccccgcgCCAATCCCTCAtccaagaaaaacaaaaaccctCCAACTCGGCAATCTacaccaccggcgccgccgccgcctccttcacctccaccggccTCACCCCTTCCACTTCCGGCTCGCTAGCCCTCCTCTCAGAAGAAGAatacctcctcaaaccccgcCGCCTCTCCAACAGTAAACACCCCGCCTACGTCCGCATTTCCACCACCTTGGGGGACCTAACCCTAGAACTCCTCCCCGAATTCGCCCCCAAAGCCGTCTGGAACTTTTTGCGCTTATCCCAGAAAGGATACTACAATAACACCCTTTTTCATAGAAACATCAAAAATTTCATGATCCAAGGTGGTGATCCCACTGGTAcggggagaggtgggacgAGTGTATGGAAGAAGACGTTTAATGACGAGCTGGAGGGTCCGTTGAAGCATGATAAACGCGGGGTGGTGAGCATGGCGAATAAGGGGAAGAACACGAACAGCAGTCAGTTTTTTATCACGTATCGGGAGGCGAGGCATTTGGACAGGAAGCACACCgtttttgggagggtggttgatTCGGAGGGGACACTAGCAAAAATGGagggggcgagggtggggggggataGTAGGCCtttggaggagatcaagatcaaggaggtggtggtattgGTGGATTGTTTTGAGGAGTTTTTgagggagaaaggggagagggagagggaggaggagaagaagaaggaggtggagaggaagggggggacgGAAGATGATAGGACTACTTGGacggggaagaggttgaggggggaggaggggggtgggaagggggtgggcaAGTATttgaaggaggtgaagggacAGAGAcaagaggggaggggaaggggagacggATACTTGGGAGGAaccggtgaagaagaagacgagggtggggggaggggggtttgggaatTTTGA
- a CDS encoding hypothetical protein (EggNog:ENOG503P2MV; COG:S) produces MVYCGKPSKGCSNCRDRKIRCDQRAPGCGQCEKRHQTCPGYRNLVDLMFRDESSHVIKKAKARARKKGNLIVEPSTPSGSEGRLSVTPEPRGKPSVTIVVPATPAPTSPADSDAWGFDDSLLMSPESGSWPTTPPAMALYNIPAVCQEHGFAFFFSRFVTAHETACHQKFDFVREVWKPSRTKRERQVDSVLASLTAVGLMGMASLQRRNDLMDAARKSYGVALGLTKDALKDPAEAVKDSTMLSILILGVFEMMAESPARARTVTAFQEHVNGAAALARIRGPAQFQTRAGRRMFSMLCQRVVISCAMKDMPMPQHLKELWHEMAKTLEPGNPTRHLMPLVWRVLQLRHDIKNHVLTDPEIIVEQILSIENDLEKVTDNMAPSWRYRQFKVTQHHDAVFEGYCHLYPSLHHANIWNCIRTTRVLILETILSQISEDFSSFNPRLNSSRYIEEYNHARRKLKRLVYDICASVPQHLGLMDPVDGSIGSQDEDDTSARIATVEVRETPSPPTSPSSRSCDSTSPSEPRRHLAGLTILDVTKARDEDDEAERYMLLVSATSTVVWPLYLVGMSTACTEEMKHWVVGRLRMVTMETGIKQADALANLIADEGGVGGVDWIDPTLEQTMGGDGLLLSPDMLSHDGWGNGGGLYGLGLSPLQVPMEYMGDDFGVGVGGGDLVWV; encoded by the exons ATGGTCTATTGTGGGAAGCCAAGTAAAGGATGCTCCAACTGTCGTGATCGAAAGATTCGC TGTGATCAGAGAGCACCAGGATGCGGCCAGTGCGAAAAGAGGCATCAGACATGCCCTGGCTATCGAAATCTAGTGGATCTCATGTTCCGCGATGAGAGCTCCCacgtcatcaagaaggccaaggcgaGGGCCCGCAAGAAGGGGAATCTGATCGTTGAGCCATCAACACCGTCTGGATCCGAGGGGAGGTTGTCAGTCACACCAGAACCTCGGGGAAAGCCATCGGTAACGATAGTAGTTCCCGccaccccagccccaaccagTCCCGCAGATTCGGATGCATGGGGATTCGACGACAGCCTACTGATGTCACCAGAGTCGGGAAGctggccaacaacacctcccgCCATGGCACTCTACAACATTCCGGCGGTATGCCAGGAACACGGCTttgccttctttttttcacgATTTGTGACAGCACACGAAACGGCCTGTCACCAGAAATTCGACTTTGTCCGAGAAGTCTGGAAGCCCTCCCGGACCAAGCGGGAGCGGCAGGTCGACTCTGTCCTCGCCAGCTTGACAGCGGTGGGACTGATGGGCATGGCTAGTTTACAACGGAGGAACGATCTGATGGATGCTGCGAGGAAGTCGTACGGGGTAGCGTTGGGACTGACCAAGGATGCGTTGAAAGATCCGGCAGAGGCGGTCAAGGACAGCACCATGCTTTCCATCTTGATCCTCGGTGTCTTTGAAATGATGGCCGAGAGCCCAGCGCGAGCACGAACAGTCACTGCTTTCCAGGAGCATGTCAACGGTGCTGCCGCCTTGGCTAGAATACGAGGACCAGCCCAGTTCCAGACCCGAGCCGGAAGACGAATGTTTTCGATGCTCTGCCAAAGAGTTGTGATCAGCTGCGCAATGAAAGATATGCCTATGCCACAACACTTGAAGGAGCTCTGGCATGAGATGGCCAAGACTCTGGAGCCTGGGAACCCTACCAGACACCTCATGCCCCTGGTGTGGCGGGTTCTTCAACTCCGTCACGATATCAAGAATCATGTCCTTACCGATCCAGAGATCATTGTCGAGCAAATCCTCTCTATTGAGAACGACCTCGAAAAAGTGACAGACAACATGGCCCCGTCATGGCGATACCGTCAGTTCAAGGTAACCCAGCACCACGACGCCGTCTTCGAGGGTTACTGCCACCTATACCCTTCCCTCCACCACGCCAACATCTGGAATTGCATCCGGACCACCCGCGTTCTGATACTGGAGACCATTCTGTCTCAAATATCCGAGGACTTTTCCTCTTTCAACCCACGTCTCAATTCGAGCCGCTACATCGAAGAGTACAACCACGCCCGCCGGAAACTCAAACGCCTCGTCTACGATATCTGCGCCTCGGTCCCCCAACACCTAGGACTAATGGACCCAGTAGACGGCTCCATCGGCTcccaagatgaagacgacaCCTCCGCCCGCATCGCCACCGTCGAGGTCCGCGAGACCCCCAgcccaccaacctcgccttcctctcgATCGTGCGACTCCACCAGCCCTTCCGAACCCCGCCGTCACCTCGCCGGCCTGACAATCCTCGACGTGACAAAAGCCcgcgacgaagacgacgaagcAGAGCGGTACATGCTCCTCGTCTCAGCAACCAGCACCGTCGTCTGGCCGTTGTATTTGGTGGGGATGAGCACTGCTTGCACCGAAGAAATGAAACACTGGGTTGTGGGAAGACTGAGAATGGTGACGATGGAGACGGGGATCAAGCAGGCGGATGCGCTGGCTAATCTTATTgctgatgaggggggtgttggcggggtGGACTGGATTGATCCTACTTTGGAGCAGACAATGGGGGGagatgggttgttgttgtcgccGGATATGCTATCGCATGATGGGTGGGGGaatggaggggggttgtatGGATTGGGGTTGTCGCCGTTGCAGGTGCCGATGGAGTATATGGGGGATGattttggggtgggggttgggggtggggattTGGTTTGGGTTTGA
- a CDS encoding hypothetical protein (EggNog:ENOG503P423), translating to MVLHSLNSISIVELAIYTPALLIAILLSTRHGFRKNAGWLYLIIFTTTRIVGSSLNLATIASPSNPNLIVASQVMYSTGVSALVICLSNLLGRVLLGIRQQGTHTLISPRHQRLAQVVILIGLILTIVGQSMMSGEIGDAVSGTTGQQVEVVTVPNESQAGLGLTMAGLGFVVLGTLVTMVEIRGVEPGEKRLLFGVGLASPFMIVRIVFSGLATFGTDPRFKSYGGVGSFVWYFLGMGVIMEMMVVLILEGAGLTLNRQPSAVPVGRWREGKLEVH from the coding sequence ATggtcctccactccctcaacAGTATCTCCATCGTCGAGCTAGCAATCTAcacccccgccctcctcatcgccatcctcctctccacccgcCATGGCTTCCGCAAAAACGCCGGCTGGCTCTACCTCATaatcttcaccaccacccgcatCGTCGgttcctccctcaacctagccaccatcgcctccccctccaaccccaaccttATCGTCGCCTCTCAAGTAATGTACTCCACCGGCGTCTCCGCCCTCGTCATCTGCCTCTCCAACCTTTTAGGCCGAGTCCTCCTGGGTATCCGACAACAAGGAACTCATACGCTCATCAGCCCACGCCACCAGAGACTTGCGCAAGTGGTGATATTGATAGGGTTGATACTTACGATTGTAGGGCAGAGTATGATGAGTGGTGAGATTGGGGATGCGGTTAGTGGGACGACGGGACAgcaggtggaggtggtgactgTGCCGAATGAGAGCcaggctgggttggggttgactatggctgggttggggtttgtaGTTTTGGGGAcgttggtgacgatggtggaGATACGGGGGGTGGAGCcaggggagaagaggttgttgtttggagttgggctgGCGTCGCCGTTTATGATTGTCAGGATCGTGTTCTCAGGGTTGGCTACATTTGGTACAGATCCGAGGTTTAAGAGTTATGGCGGGGTGGGGAGTTTTGTGTGGTATTTTCTTGGGATGGGAGTGATtatggagatgatggttgtgTTGATATTGGAGGGCGCTGGGTTGACGTTAAACAGGCAGCCGAGTGCTGTGCcggttgggaggtggagagaaGGAAAGTTGGAGGTTCATTGA
- the KTI12 gene encoding kti12, chromatin associated (BUSCO:EOG09263L9T; EggNog:ENOG503NVJV; COG:F) codes for MPLIILTGLPTSGKSHRAAQLQTYLAERIASSNPPSPYRLHLISDETQSVSRTVYDLDPSSLPAHVRSANASEKDARASIYAAVKRVLSPKDIVILDGMNYIKGWRYQLHCEAKNLATPSVILQIGCPVDKAREINEERLRTEGGVEGYSTGNWDNLVFRYEEPNPMTRWDSPLFTVIWDDDEEQARRVYEQIWDSVAGEGAKKKVIPNKSTVQRDKDPGGDYLYVLEKETQDIVKRILEKQNEAGEGGTVRLPKVNGGDDGGEELVLELPGRKLGLAQLQRYRRAFVGLNRGGIGLEGVGKLAAGRLRESFVGYLNDVFEKDG; via the exons ATGCCT CTAATAatcctcaccggcctccccACCTCAGGAAAATCCCACCGAGCCGCCCAGCTACAAACCTACCTCGCCGAGcgcatcgcctcctccaaccccccatccccctaccgcctccacctcatctCAGACGAAACCCAGTCCGTCTCCCGCACCGTCTACGACCtcgacccctcctccctccccgcccacgTCCGCAGCGCAAACGCCTCCGAAAAGGACGCCCGCGCCTCCATCTACGCCGCCGTCAAGCGAGTCCTATCCCCAAAAGatatcgtcatcctcgaTGGCATGAATTACATCAAGGGGTGGCGGTATCAGCTCCATTGTGAAGCAAAAAACCTCGCTACACCGTCGGTGATATTACAGATAGGATGCCCTGTCGacaaggcgagggagattaATGAGGAGAGGTTACGGACTGAGGGTGGGGTGGAAGGTTACTCAACTGGGAACTGGGACAATCTGGTGTTTCGGTATGAGGAGCCGAATCCCATGACGAGGTGGGACTCGCCGTTGTTTACGGTTAtttgggatgatgatgaggagcaggcgaggagggtgtaCGAGCAGATATGGGATAgtgttgctggggagggggccaagaagaaggttaTACCCAATAAGAGTACCGTGCAGAGGGATAAGGATCCCGGGGGGGATTATTTGTAtgtgttggagaaggagacgcAGGATATTGTGAAGAGGATATTGGAGAAGCAAAAtgaggcgggggagggggggacggTGAGATTGCCGAAGGTgaatgggggggatgatgggggggaggagttggtgttggagtTGCCCGGGAGGAAGCTGGGGTTGGCGCAGTTGCAGAGGTATAGGAGGGCGTTTGTGGGGTTGAATAGGGGTGGGATTGGACTGGAGGGGGTCGGGAagttggcggcggggaggttgagggagagtttTGTGGGGTATCTGAATGATGTTTTTGAGAAGGATGGGTGA
- the TNA1 gene encoding High-affinity nicotinic acid transporter (COG:G; EggNog:ENOG503NU7U) codes for MASQHQVPPPGPPHQDEEKAAHRHHTGSSSSSSLGITPTAPAPVICPSHTTPRRLTTKIDLHLVPFVIILYLMAFLDRVNIANARAFGLETDLGLSGTQFNTALTIFFVPYILFEIPSNILLKKISPRIWLSGCCIGFGFITMMQGLVQNYAGILTTRFLLGLFECGMFPGCFYLLGMWYRREEAQKRFSLFFSSTSLAGAFGGLLASGLGSMDYMRGYRGWRWIFLIEGAATVVIGAIFLFTFPGFVEEAKWLRDDERDYIKARLHADQGHSAAERSITLKDVGKVMSDYKVWLGGFMYFGIIVPAYSYAYFSPTIVQSYGYDKIQTQLHSVPPWAVAFVFAMVIATASDWLKHRFLFTVLPICISISGFAILLNVHDNLPVQYAALVLICMGMYSAMPIQVCWFNMNLGGHHRRAVGSAWQIGFGNIGGIIATYSFVGGDFRKGYIICVSFICLSALSCIIYAVSIMAENRKKANQTLPEGMTEQEKAELGDLNPDFKYML; via the exons ATGGCGTCTCAACATCAAG TCCCTCCACCAGGGCCACCACAccaagatgaagaaaaggccgctcaccgtcaccacaccggctcctcctcctcctcctctctaGGCATCACCCCCACCGCTCCCGCCCCCGTCATCTGTCCCTctcacaccaccccccgcaGGCTGACAACCAAAATCgacctccacctcgtccccttcgtcatcatcctctacCTCATGGCCTTCCTCGACCGCGTCAACATCGCCAACGCCCGCGCCTTCGGCCTCGAAACCGACCTGGGCCTTTCGGGAACACAATTCAACACCGCACTCACAATCTTCTTCGTCCCTTACATCCTCTTTGAAATCCCCTCCAATATACTCCTGAAGAAAATCTCACCGAGGATATGGCTCAGCGGGTGCTGTATCGGCTTCGGGTTCATCACCATGATGCAAGGCCTTGTGCAGAACTACGCCGGGATTTTGACAACGAGGttcttgttggggttgttcgAGTGCGGCATGTTTCCTGGGTGTTTTTACCTGCTGGGGATGTGGTACAGACGAGAGGAGGCACAAAAGAGGTTTAGTTTGTTTTTCTCGAGTACAAGTTTGGCGGGGGCGTTCGGGGGGCTGTTGGCGAGCGGGTTGGGGAGTATGGATTATATGAGAGGGTAtagggggtggaggtggattttCTTGATTGAGGGGGCGGCAACGGTGGTGATTGGGGCGATCTTTTTGTTTACTTTTCCTGGATttgtcgaggaggcg AAATGGCTCCGCGACGACGAAAGAGACTACATCAAAGCCCGTCTCCACGCTGACCAAGGCCACTCCGCCGCCGAGCGCAGCATCACCCTCAAGGACGTCGGCAAGGTCATGTCCGACTACAAGGTCTGGCTCGGCGGCTTCATGTACTTTGGCATTATTGTCCCCGCCTACTCGTACGCGTACTTCAGTCCCACCATTGTCCAGAGTTACGGCTACGACAAGATCCAGACCCAGCTTCACTCTGTGCCTCCCTGGGCAGTTGCGTTTGTCTTCGCCATGGTCATCGCCACGGCGTCAGACTGGCTGAAGCATAGGTTCTTGTTCACGGTTCTCCCGATCTGTATCTCGATCAGCGGGTTTGCGATTCTGCTGAATGTGCACGATAATTTGCCGGTGCAGTATGCGGCTTTGGTGCTGATTTGCATGGGCATGTACTCGGCGATGCCGATTCAGGTTTGTTGGTTTAATATGAACTTGGGTGGGCATCACCGGAGGGCTGTGGGGAGTGCTTGGCAGATTG GTTTCGGCAACATTGGTGGCATCATCGCTACATACTCGTTTGTTGGAGGCGACTTCAGAAAGGGGTACATCATCTGCGTGTCCTTCATCTGCCTGAGCGCTCTGTCGTGTATCATTTACGCGGTATCCATTATGGCTGAAAacaggaagaaggcgaaCCAGACTCTCCCTGAGGGCATGACGGAGCAGGAAAAGGCGGAGCTTGGG GATCTGAACCCCGATTTCAAGTATATGCTTTAA